A genome region from Streptomyces sp. S4.7 includes the following:
- a CDS encoding SCO5918 family protein, translated as MRCVIARFPFDLVKSEVQAAMKGIKPEPITGESVVISRRTYPVKQVGEVITRQDRRDFSASEVTRALTRLGFTCRPVPAPAAEPSALETASTMLGTPAQS; from the coding sequence ATGCGCTGCGTCATCGCCCGCTTCCCCTTCGACCTGGTCAAGAGCGAGGTGCAGGCGGCGATGAAGGGCATCAAGCCCGAACCGATCACGGGCGAGTCCGTCGTGATCAGCCGCCGTACGTACCCGGTGAAGCAGGTGGGCGAGGTGATCACGCGCCAGGACCGCCGTGACTTCTCCGCCTCCGAGGTGACCCGCGCCCTGACCCGTCTCGGCTTCACCTGCCGCCCCGTCCCCGCCCCGGCGGCGGAGCCCAGCGCGCTGGAGACGGCGTCGACGATGCTCGGCACCCCCGCGCAGAGCTGA